One Chryseobacterium wanjuense genomic region harbors:
- a CDS encoding ABC transporter permease: MNIIFKKDTWQEIYYSLRNNKLRTFLTMIGVGWGMFLYVSLLGAAKGMENGFDKLFSGFATNSIFLWAQNTSIPYEGFPKGRQMHLHLTDMDMLKRKISEIDYISPQNARGSFTGTPGEAMSRNGKNGTYSLTGDFPVGNKISEKKLIFGRYINDADVSGNKNVAVIGEEIYKNFFDAKKNENPLGKSINIKGIFFNVIGVFRVKKGGGFENDQTVFIPLSTYTKMYNAGDQIDMFAIVSKPNANVNAVEENVKLELKSKNKVSPEDTNAFGSFNLGKEFKKLTGFLTGMQLLTIIVGTLTILAGVIAISNILLITVKERTKEIGIRRALGAKPSEVRNQILLESVVITLSSGLLGFMFGIFVLMILNMATQGQDAFPFYNPTVNYGNVFAALGVMVVLGLIIGMIPAQRAVKIRPIEALRTE; encoded by the coding sequence GTGAATATTATATTTAAAAAAGATACTTGGCAGGAAATTTATTATTCTCTGAGAAATAATAAGCTTCGGACATTCCTTACCATGATTGGTGTGGGTTGGGGTATGTTTTTGTATGTAAGTTTGCTTGGAGCGGCAAAAGGAATGGAAAACGGCTTCGACAAATTATTTTCAGGATTTGCGACCAACTCTATTTTCCTTTGGGCCCAAAATACATCGATTCCGTACGAAGGTTTCCCGAAAGGAAGACAAATGCACCTTCACCTTACGGATATGGATATGCTGAAAAGAAAAATTTCGGAGATCGATTATATTTCACCTCAGAATGCAAGGGGAAGTTTCACTGGAACACCGGGAGAAGCGATGTCCAGAAACGGGAAAAACGGAACGTATTCTTTGACGGGAGATTTTCCGGTAGGGAATAAAATTTCAGAGAAAAAACTGATTTTCGGAAGATATATCAACGATGCCGATGTTTCAGGAAATAAAAATGTAGCGGTCATCGGAGAAGAGATTTATAAAAACTTTTTTGATGCCAAAAAGAATGAAAATCCGCTTGGAAAATCGATTAATATTAAAGGAATTTTCTTTAATGTAATTGGAGTTTTCAGAGTGAAAAAAGGCGGAGGTTTTGAAAATGACCAGACTGTTTTTATTCCGCTTTCTACGTATACGAAAATGTATAATGCAGGAGATCAGATCGATATGTTTGCGATCGTGAGCAAACCGAATGCGAATGTAAATGCGGTGGAAGAAAATGTAAAATTAGAATTAAAATCAAAAAATAAAGTTTCTCCGGAAGATACCAATGCATTCGGAAGTTTCAACCTGGGAAAAGAGTTCAAAAAACTGACGGGTTTCTTAACCGGAATGCAGCTTTTAACCATCATTGTAGGAACGTTAACGATTCTTGCAGGGGTAATTGCCATTTCGAATATCCTTTTGATTACCGTAAAGGAAAGAACAAAAGAAATCGGGATCAGAAGAGCGTTGGGAGCAAAACCTTCGGAGGTGAGAAACCAGATTTTGCTGGAAAGTGTGGTGATCACGCTGTCGTCCGGGCTGCTCGGATTTATGTTCGGGATTTTTGTCTTAATGATCTTAAATATGGCAACGCAGGGTCAGGACGCATTTCCATTTTATAATCCGACGGTCAATTACGGAAATGTATTTGCCGCGCTGGGTGTCATGGTAGTCCTCGGATTGATTATCGGAATGATTCCTGCACAAAGAGCCGTAAAGATCAGACCAATCGAAGCATTAAGAACAGAATAG
- a CDS encoding ABC transporter ATP-binding protein yields the protein MLVIQDLHKSYDTGKSKLHVLKGINLNISEGEFVSIMGSSGSGKSTLLNIIGILDEKDSGTYELDGVPIEHLSEVKAAEYRSKFLGFIFQSFNLIGYKTALENVALPLYYQNVPRKERNQKAMEYLEKVGLAQWANHLPNELSGGQKQRVAIARALITNPKVVLADEPTGALDSKTTHDIMKLLQDINNEGKTIIVVTHEPDVAAQTKRNVILKDGIIESDEFIKQVVL from the coding sequence ATGTTAGTAATTCAGGATTTACATAAATCATACGATACGGGGAAAAGCAAGTTGCACGTTCTCAAGGGGATCAATCTAAATATCTCAGAAGGCGAGTTTGTTTCGATCATGGGGAGTTCCGGTTCCGGGAAGTCTACACTCCTTAATATCATTGGTATTCTTGATGAAAAAGATTCCGGGACCTATGAGCTGGATGGTGTTCCGATCGAGCATTTGTCTGAAGTAAAAGCAGCAGAATACAGAAGTAAGTTTTTAGGATTTATTTTTCAGTCTTTTAATCTGATCGGATATAAAACGGCTTTGGAAAATGTTGCCCTACCTTTATATTATCAGAACGTTCCAAGAAAAGAACGAAACCAAAAGGCGATGGAATACCTGGAAAAAGTAGGATTGGCACAATGGGCAAATCACTTACCCAACGAACTTTCCGGAGGGCAAAAGCAAAGAGTTGCCATCGCAAGAGCTCTGATTACCAATCCTAAAGTTGTTTTGGCGGATGAACCGACAGGGGCGTTGGATTCAAAAACCACACACGATATTATGAAGCTTCTTCAGGATATTAATAACGAAGGCAAAACGATCATCGTAGTAACGCACGAACCGGATGTTGCCGCACAAACAAAAAGAAATGTCATCCTGAAAGACGGAATCATCGAAAGTGATGAGTTTATTAAGCAGGTGGTGCTTTAA
- a CDS encoding ribonucleotide-diphosphate reductase subunit beta has translation MGIFDKRVSYKPFEYPEVLQFVEAINKSFWVHSEVDFTADVQDFHSQLEPHEKHAVKNALLAIAQIEVSVKTFWGNLYNHMPKPELNGLGATFAECEFRHSEAYSRLLEVLGYNEEFTHVIEIPAVKKRIDFLSNVLKHANSATPKEYVSSLLLFSILIENVSLFSQFAIILSFTRFKGYMKNVSNIIAWTSVDEQIHANAGIYLINKIREEQPDLLTDSDIEDIYTLVDQSVELEGEILDWIFELGELSVFSKEDLLNFMKYRVDDSLKKINMNTKYNVSPEQYRPMVWFEEEVFANSMDDFFAKRPVDYTKHDKSITANDLF, from the coding sequence ATGGGAATTTTTGATAAAAGAGTAAGTTATAAGCCATTTGAATACCCTGAGGTTCTTCAATTTGTAGAAGCTATCAACAAATCGTTCTGGGTGCATTCAGAAGTGGATTTTACTGCAGATGTTCAGGATTTTCATTCGCAGTTGGAGCCACACGAAAAACACGCTGTAAAAAATGCACTTCTTGCTATTGCACAGATTGAGGTGTCTGTAAAGACATTTTGGGGAAACCTATATAATCATATGCCAAAACCTGAGCTGAACGGCTTGGGAGCAACTTTCGCAGAATGTGAATTCCGCCACTCGGAAGCGTATTCGAGATTGCTGGAGGTATTGGGATATAACGAAGAATTTACTCACGTTATAGAAATTCCTGCCGTAAAAAAGAGAATTGACTTCCTGTCAAATGTTCTGAAACACGCCAATTCTGCGACTCCGAAAGAGTATGTTTCTTCTCTTTTATTATTCAGTATTTTGATTGAAAATGTTTCGCTTTTTTCTCAGTTTGCCATCATCCTTTCTTTCACAAGATTTAAAGGATACATGAAAAATGTTTCTAATATTATTGCATGGACTTCAGTGGATGAGCAAATTCACGCCAATGCCGGAATTTATTTAATCAACAAAATCCGTGAAGAGCAACCTGATTTATTAACTGATTCTGATATTGAAGACATTTATACTTTAGTAGATCAGTCGGTAGAACTGGAAGGTGAAATCCTTGACTGGATTTTTGAATTGGGCGAATTAAGCGTTTTCTCAAAAGAAGATTTGTTAAACTTCATGAAATACCGTGTTGATGACAGTTTAAAGAAAATCAACATGAATACAAAATACAATGTTTCTCCTGAACAATACAGACCAATGGTTTGGTTCGAAGAGGAAGTTTTTGCCAATTCTATGGATGATTTCTTTGCAAAAAGACCGGTAGATTATACGAAACATGATAAGAGTATTACGGCGAACGATCTTTTCTAA
- a CDS encoding ABC transporter permease: MFDLDRWQEIFSSIRSNVLRTVLSGFTVALGLFIFIVLFGIGTGLQNAFTEGFARDAQNLISIVTGKTTIAYNGLQSDRQITMNNDDYDFLVNVDKEKVGSSTPRYTANLLVKYGKESGNYQINGARPEEKIIENRKMLEGRYLTPTDLDRKQNVAVIGRMVQRDLIKNASPIGKELNINGTMFKVVGVFSDDGGDWDERHITVPITTLQQMKKGSDTVSINYIAYNDKLTPEEAIKYGDELKERLKSRKNVSPDDENGVRVWNNAQNMNDTFTFMAVLTAIVGFIGMGTLLAGIIGISNIMVYIVKERTKEIGVRKAIGAKPRSIVALIVQESVVITVVSGFVGVGLGVLALNLIGDGLEEYFIKNPSVGWGTIIMAFIALVFSGLIAGFVPAYRASKIKPIEALRTE, encoded by the coding sequence ATGTTCGACCTAGATCGTTGGCAGGAAATATTCAGTTCGATTCGCAGTAATGTATTGCGAACGGTGCTTTCTGGTTTTACAGTGGCTTTGGGATTATTTATTTTCATTGTGCTTTTTGGGATAGGAACGGGGCTGCAGAATGCTTTTACGGAAGGATTTGCAAGAGATGCCCAGAACCTGATTTCAATTGTAACCGGGAAAACCACCATCGCTTATAACGGGCTTCAATCCGATCGACAGATAACGATGAATAATGATGACTACGATTTTTTAGTTAATGTCGATAAAGAAAAAGTGGGAAGTTCAACACCGAGATATACTGCAAATTTATTGGTGAAATACGGTAAAGAAAGTGGAAACTACCAGATCAACGGGGCAAGACCGGAAGAAAAAATTATCGAAAACCGGAAAATGTTGGAAGGACGCTATCTGACGCCTACTGATTTGGATCGAAAGCAAAACGTTGCCGTAATCGGAAGAATGGTGCAGCGTGACTTAATAAAAAACGCAAGCCCGATCGGGAAAGAATTAAATATCAACGGAACCATGTTCAAAGTGGTCGGAGTTTTCTCTGACGATGGAGGAGATTGGGACGAAAGACATATTACAGTTCCTATCACTACTTTACAGCAGATGAAGAAAGGTTCGGATACGGTAAGTATAAATTATATTGCCTACAACGATAAACTGACGCCGGAGGAAGCCATAAAATACGGTGATGAGCTAAAAGAAAGATTAAAATCCCGGAAAAACGTATCTCCCGACGATGAAAACGGGGTAAGAGTCTGGAACAATGCCCAGAATATGAACGACACATTCACTTTCATGGCGGTTCTTACAGCGATTGTAGGATTTATCGGAATGGGAACTCTTTTGGCAGGAATTATCGGGATCAGCAATATCATGGTGTATATTGTCAAAGAACGAACCAAAGAAATCGGGGTAAGAAAAGCCATCGGTGCAAAACCGAGAAGCATTGTTGCTTTGATTGTTCAGGAAAGTGTCGTGATTACCGTAGTTTCAGGATTTGTGGGAGTAGGATTGGGAGTTTTAGCCTTAAACTTAATCGGTGACGGCTTGGAAGAATACTTCATCAAAAATCCTAGCGTAGGATGGGGAACCATCATCATGGCATTCATTGCATTGGTTTTTTCAGGATTGATTGCCGGATTTGTACCCGCATACAGAGCATCGAAAATTAAACCGATCGAAGCACTGAGAACGGAGTAA